The Bacillus zhangzhouensis region GTTATGACAGCAGATCCCCGCATTGTTGAAAATGCAAAACCGCTGAGAGTCGTGACATATACGGAAATTTGCAACCTCGCATATCAAGGGGCAAAAGTCATTCACCCGAGAGCTGTAGAAATTGCGATGCAGGCAAAAGTACCCATGAGGGTCCGTTCAACATACTCTGATGATGAGGGCACACTAGTTACATCACACTACTCAGATAAAATGAGCCATGATGTGTACGACCGCCTCATTACGGGGATTGCACATGTCAATGATGTGACGCAAATCAAAGTTCCTGCAAAAGAAGGTCAGTACAGCGTACAAACAGAAGTCTTCAAAGCAATGGCAAACGCACAAATCAGTGTCGACTTCTTCAACATCACACCGAGTGAAATTGTGTATACAGTGACAGGTGCAATGACTGAAAAGGCAATGTCGATCCTAAAAGATCTTGGCTATACGCCAATTGTGACAACAAATTGTGCGAAAGTATCAGCTGTTGGCGCAGGCATTATGGGTGTACCAGGTGTCACATCTAAAATTGTATCGGCTCTATCCGAGCAAAACATTCCGATTTTACAATCGGCTGACAGTCATACGACCATTTGGGTGTTAGTGAACGAAGAAAACATGAGAGCAGCCGTCAATGCCCTGCACGAAGTGTTTGAACTTTCAAGATAAATGTGATTGAATCATGATGAGGTGAAAAAAATGAATTTCGGAAATATCGCAACAGCTATGATTACACCTTTTGATAAAAAGGGCAACATCGATTTCCAAAAGCTATCAATTCTCATTGATTACTTGTTAAAAAACGGCAGTGACTCCTTAGTCGTTGCAGGGACAACAGGCGAATCGCCAACTTTATCGAATGAAGAAAAAGTCGCTCTTTTTCAGCAATCGGTAAAATTAGCAAATGGTCGTTGTAAAATCATTGCAGGAACAGGCAGTAATAATACAAATGCGTCTATCAAACTAACGAAAAAAGCAGAAGAAGCGGGCGT contains the following coding sequences:
- the dapG gene encoding aspartate kinase translates to MKIIVQKFGGTSVKDDQGRKRALAHILSAKEKGYKSVVVVSAMGRKGDPYATDTLLGLLYGSAQHMTNREKDLLVSCGENISAVVFSSMLNENGLKAVAMTGAQAGFVTDQEHTSAKIIDMKCERLEAALSEHDVVVVAGFQGAAKNGDVTTIGRGGSDTSAAALGAALQADFIDIFTDVEGVMTADPRIVENAKPLRVVTYTEICNLAYQGAKVIHPRAVEIAMQAKVPMRVRSTYSDDEGTLVTSHYSDKMSHDVYDRLITGIAHVNDVTQIKVPAKEGQYSVQTEVFKAMANAQISVDFFNITPSEIVYTVTGAMTEKAMSILKDLGYTPIVTTNCAKVSAVGAGIMGVPGVTSKIVSALSEQNIPILQSADSHTTIWVLVNEENMRAAVNALHEVFELSR